The following proteins are encoded in a genomic region of Pyrus communis chromosome 11, drPyrComm1.1, whole genome shotgun sequence:
- the LOC137708681 gene encoding deSI-like protein At4g17486 — translation MLCKKSGCRTAIEEEEDRGSVPVYLNVYDLTPFNGYAYWLGLGVYHSGVQVHGVEYAFGAHEFPTSGIFEGEPKKCDGFTFRKSILIGKTDVGPLEVRAVLEDLAANYRGNAYNLITKNCNHFCNDACITLTGNPIPSWVNRLARIGFLCNCVLPVTLNAAKVHRIEDKADEGDKDKLTNQSHNAAKLSNSPSSSSSSPSGTTFRRGRSRTRRPRPPPSPLIIASSSS, via the exons ATGTTGTGTAAAAAGAGTGGGTGCAGAACTGccattgaggaggaggaggaccgtGGATCGGTACCTGTGTACCTCAATGTCTACGATCTCACACCTTTTAATGGCTACGCTTATTGGCTTGGCCTTGGAGTTTACCATTCTGGTGTACAAG TACACGGTGTGGAGTATGCGTTCGGAGCTCATGAGTTTCCAACATCTGGAATTTTTGAAGGAGAGCCGAAAAAGTGTGACGGGTTTACATTTAGGAAATCAATTTTGATCGGGAAGACGGATGTTGGGCCTTTAGAGGTGAGGGCAGTGTTGGAAGACCTTGCAGCGAATTACAGAGGCAATGCCTACAATTTGATCACCAAGAACTGCAACCACTTCTGCAATGATGCATGTATCACATTGACTGGAAATCCAATTCCAAGTTGGGTTAATCGGCTTGCCAGAATCG GGTTCCTCTGCAATTGTGTTCTTCCTGTGACTTTAAATGCGGCCAAAGTTCACAGAATCGAAGATAAGGCAGATGAAGGAGACAAGGACAAGTTAACAAATCAGTCACACAATGCGGCAAAATTGTCTAACTCtccttcatcttcatcatcctctcCTTCTGGCACAACATTCCGCAGGGGTCGAAGCCGAACAAGACGCCCTCGTCCTCCCCCTTCGCCCTTGATTATTGCTTCTTCATCCTCTTGA
- the LOC137707584 gene encoding uncharacterized protein: MRRSATKAANKELERIDAVFNSYANASSGLIDPEGIERLCSDLEVDHTDVRVLMLAWKMKAEKQGYFTLEEWRVGLKALRVDNVSKLKKALPELEKEVRRPSNFVDFYSYAFRYCLTEEKQKSIDIDSICELLNIVLGSQYHSQVDLFTQYLKIQNDYKVINMDQWMGFYRFCDEISFPDLSNYDPELAWPLILDNFVEWIREKQSQS; encoded by the exons ATGAGACGCTCCG CCACTAAAGCAGCTAACAAGGAGTTGGAACGGATTGATGCCGTCTTTAATTCATATGCAAATGCATCTTCTGGTTTGATTGA CCCAGAGGGAATTGAACGTCTTTGTTCAGATTTGGAAGTTGACCATACGGATGTAAGGGTCTTGATGCTTGCCTG GAAAATGAAAGCTGAAAAACAAGGGTACTTCACCCTG GAAGAGTGGCGAGTAGGACTTAAAGCACTGAGGGTGGACAATGTAAGTAAATTAAAGAAGGCACTCCCAGAGCTAGAGAAAGAG GTCAGGAGGCCATCGAACTTTGTGGATTTCTATTCCTATGCATTCCGATATTGTTTGACGG AGGAGAAACAGAAGAGCATAGATATAGACAGCATATGTGAGTTATTAAATATTGTTCTAGGATCTCAATACCATTCGCAGGTTGACTTATTTACTCAGTACCTAAAG ATTCAGAATGATTACAAAGTCATAAATATGGATCAATGGATGGGCTTTTACCGGTTTTGCGATGAG ATAAGTTTTCCAGACCTTAGCAACTACGACCCTGAACTTGCATGGCCCTTGATCCTCGACAATTTTGTTGAATGGATACGAGAAAAGCAGAGCCAGAGCTGA